One window of Enterobacter sp. RHBSTW-00175 genomic DNA carries:
- the bcsB gene encoding cellulose biosynthesis cyclic di-GMP-binding regulatory protein BcsB, which produces MKRLTTLTLLAASLFALPLHSEETTVASLLPVEMPAPAAPAASFAPTSVNTISVAQMGQPQGIVLSGGQLQGGTRFTLPVDQVVTNAQLLLNLKVSPAMATRNATMQLMLNGQPLGTVPLGAEESDVSRFQLDIPSALLVSSNSLSFKINDGDAMQCQRDLTDKYRVTVLPDSRFELEGQQLDIGADLSHFPRPFFDSMQMTPATIAFAFGASLSSDSLSAAALISSWLGIQADYRGVSFAALTDTLPEKNGILIGHPGEKIGGMTLPQTTQPMLQIVDNPANPVYKLLLVVGKDEAALRTAAWRLTRGNFALQTASISLPVQKIPVSKPYDAPRWIPTDRPVKLSELIRKDQSLTVTGIWHPPLRVAFRAAPDLFLWDGETIPLHIGYRFPTENWIDENKSWLSMTLNDTFLHNLPVNKQGALETLWHKVGGDARQEKFDMPLEPYMIYGDNQLSLYFNITAKENAPCSVLLNNNIKSRIDEDSWIDLNHTRHFALMPNLSYFVGASFPFTRMADYSETVLMLPEHPTETQVATLLDMAARSGNATGAALYNNRVVMGVPAAGGNLELLRTRDVLAVSGMAQHDFNQALLSSSPFTSHDNTLGVREPTTWQKLQRWLTGDWTSDGVDADRYFSSNEAWRGFVSFRSPWNSDRLVVMALGSNDDQLSRLHEDLTSARINAGIRGDAAIITNENGVRSFRVGSQFPSGQMPMQMMIVWYANQHSALLAILGLIISSLTGLALYAFLKKRAHKRLNPETGK; this is translated from the coding sequence ATGAAACGTCTGACAACACTCACCCTGCTGGCGGCGTCGTTGTTTGCGCTGCCACTGCACAGTGAGGAAACCACAGTAGCGTCGTTATTGCCGGTTGAAATGCCTGCGCCAGCCGCGCCTGCTGCATCCTTTGCCCCTACCTCGGTGAACACCATTAGCGTGGCGCAAATGGGGCAACCGCAGGGGATTGTGCTGAGCGGCGGCCAGTTGCAGGGCGGTACACGCTTTACCCTGCCGGTCGATCAGGTGGTCACTAACGCCCAGCTTTTACTGAATCTGAAAGTTTCTCCGGCGATGGCCACGCGTAATGCCACTATGCAGCTGATGCTCAACGGGCAACCGCTTGGCACTGTGCCGCTGGGAGCGGAAGAGAGCGATGTTTCACGATTCCAGCTGGATATTCCCTCTGCGCTGCTGGTCTCCAGCAACAGCCTGAGCTTTAAGATTAACGATGGTGATGCGATGCAGTGCCAGCGTGATCTGACGGATAAATATCGCGTTACGGTCCTGCCTGATTCCCGTTTTGAACTGGAAGGGCAGCAGTTGGATATTGGCGCTGATTTGAGCCACTTCCCGCGCCCGTTCTTTGACAGTATGCAGATGACGCCAGCCACCATCGCCTTTGCGTTTGGGGCAAGTCTTAGCAGCGATTCGCTCAGCGCGGCGGCACTGATCTCTTCCTGGCTGGGGATTCAGGCAGATTATCGCGGTGTCTCGTTTGCCGCGCTGACTGACACGCTGCCAGAGAAAAACGGCATTCTGATTGGTCATCCCGGCGAGAAGATTGGCGGTATGACATTGCCGCAAACCACTCAGCCGATGCTGCAAATCGTCGATAACCCGGCAAACCCGGTTTATAAGCTGTTGCTGGTCGTGGGTAAGGATGAAGCCGCGCTGCGCACGGCGGCATGGCGGCTGACGCGCGGTAACTTTGCACTGCAAACCGCCAGTATCTCGCTGCCGGTGCAAAAGATCCCTGTCAGCAAACCTTATGATGCCCCGCGATGGATCCCAACGGATCGTCCGGTGAAGCTTTCAGAGTTGATCCGTAAAGATCAAAGCCTGACCGTCACCGGGATCTGGCATCCACCGCTGCGCGTTGCCTTTCGTGCAGCTCCCGATCTGTTCCTGTGGGATGGCGAAACAATCCCGCTGCACATTGGCTATCGTTTCCCGACCGAAAACTGGATTGACGAAAACAAGTCCTGGCTCAGCATGACGCTCAACGACACCTTCCTGCATAACCTGCCGGTGAACAAGCAAGGTGCGCTGGAAACCCTCTGGCACAAGGTGGGCGGCGATGCGCGGCAGGAGAAATTCGATATGCCGCTGGAGCCGTACATGATTTACGGCGACAACCAGCTTTCGCTCTATTTCAACATTACGGCAAAAGAGAACGCCCCGTGCAGCGTGCTGCTGAATAACAACATCAAGAGCCGTATTGACGAGGATTCGTGGATCGATCTGAACCATACGCGTCACTTCGCGCTGATGCCAAACCTCTCTTACTTTGTCGGCGCATCGTTCCCGTTCACCCGTATGGCTGATTACTCGGAAACAGTGTTGATGTTGCCGGAACACCCGACTGAAACCCAGGTCGCGACGCTTCTGGACATGGCGGCGCGCTCTGGTAACGCCACCGGTGCTGCACTGTACAACAACCGCGTCGTGATGGGCGTGCCCGCGGCGGGCGGCAATCTGGAGCTGCTGCGTACCCGCGATGTGCTTGCCGTCAGTGGGATGGCTCAGCATGACTTCAACCAGGCGCTGCTCAGCAGTTCGCCGTTTACCTCGCATGACAACACCCTGGGCGTGCGTGAGCCGACAACCTGGCAGAAGCTGCAACGGTGGCTCACCGGAGACTGGACGTCCGATGGCGTCGACGCTGACCGCTACTTCTCTTCCAACGAAGCCTGGCGCGGGTTTGTGAGCTTCCGCTCGCCGTGGAACAGTGACCGACTGGTGGTGATGGCGCTGGGCAGCAATGACGATCAGCTTTCACGCCTGCATGAGGATTTAACCTCAGCACGCATCAACGCCGGTATTCGTGGCGATGCGGCGATTATCACCAACGAAAACGGTGTACGCAGTTTCCGCGTCGGGTCGCAATTCCCGAGCGGGCAAATGCCGATGCAAATGATGATTGTCTGGTATGCCAACCAGCATTCGGCGCTGCTGGCCATTCTTGGGTTGATTATCAGTTCGCTGACCGGACTGGCGCTTTATGCCTTCCTGAAAAAGCGTGCGCATAAGCGCCTGAACCCGGAGACAGGAAAGTGA
- the bcsA gene encoding UDP-forming cellulose synthase catalytic subunit, whose translation MKKLLLILLVLAMVPVALLVVITPMDSQKQYIFGLISIGLLFLMGFSKKRSISVIMVVMSLLMSTRYMYFRLTQTLHFNSEIETILGMGLFLAEVYVWVLLLLNYLQTIWPLKREIVPLPDDMSLWPTVDVYIPTYNESLEVVRDTVLAAQCIDYPRDKMKIYLLDDGKRREFAVFAADVGVGYITRNDNSHAKAGNLNHAMKLTQGELITVFDCDHVATRIFLQATVGGFLKDPKLALVQTPHYFYSPDPFERNLSVGRNIPNEGTLFYGPIQQGNDNWNATFFCGSCAVIRRSALEEIGGFAVETVTEDAHTALKMQRLGWKSAFLDIPLAAGLATERLVLHVIQRTRWARGMTQIFRLDNPLFGRGLTIQQRLCYLSAMLYYQFALPRIAFLTAPLAYLLFNLNIIHSSASLVFAYALPHLFLAIYINSRMNGRYRYSFWGEIYDLVLAFHLVLPTVVTMVFPKRGKFNVTDKGALLDVGYFDFRVVRPHLVIAILLGIGVIAGIVRAFAHDYYGVDPRVIALNVGWGLYSLIFLLAAIAVARETRQTRKTIRIDVTIPVLIHYASGISSRSQTADLSMGGCRIELPDDRHLTDEIEEIELLLQSGAISIPVKVVTTDERYIRLMFDDIPLSRRRELVRVVLARADAWIQPPKPQDNPFRSLATIVRCVFELFWMTWKTRRANRRVQAKVQVQEDGNA comes from the coding sequence ATGAAAAAGTTGCTCTTAATTTTGCTGGTACTGGCAATGGTTCCTGTTGCCTTGCTGGTTGTCATTACCCCGATGGATAGCCAAAAGCAGTATATATTTGGCCTGATTAGCATCGGCCTGCTGTTTTTAATGGGCTTCAGTAAAAAACGAAGCATTTCAGTGATTATGGTGGTGATGTCATTATTGATGTCTACCCGCTATATGTATTTTCGCCTGACTCAAACGCTGCATTTTAATTCAGAGATTGAAACCATCCTCGGCATGGGGTTATTTCTGGCAGAGGTCTACGTCTGGGTGCTGTTATTGCTGAATTATTTGCAAACTATCTGGCCGCTGAAACGCGAAATTGTGCCTTTGCCGGATGACATGTCGTTGTGGCCAACGGTTGATGTCTATATTCCTACGTACAACGAATCGCTGGAAGTGGTGCGCGATACGGTGCTCGCGGCGCAGTGTATCGATTATCCGCGCGACAAAATGAAGATCTACCTGCTTGATGACGGGAAACGCCGGGAGTTTGCGGTGTTTGCGGCGGATGTCGGTGTGGGTTACATCACGCGTAACGATAATTCTCATGCCAAGGCGGGTAACCTCAACCATGCGATGAAGCTGACTCAGGGCGAGCTGATTACCGTATTCGACTGCGACCACGTAGCCACGCGTATCTTCCTGCAAGCAACAGTCGGTGGATTCCTTAAAGATCCAAAACTGGCGCTGGTGCAGACGCCTCATTACTTCTACTCGCCAGATCCGTTCGAACGTAACCTCTCTGTCGGGCGCAATATCCCGAACGAAGGCACGCTGTTCTATGGCCCTATCCAGCAGGGTAACGATAACTGGAACGCGACCTTCTTCTGCGGCTCATGTGCGGTTATTCGCCGTAGCGCACTGGAAGAGATCGGCGGTTTTGCTGTGGAAACCGTTACCGAAGATGCTCACACCGCGCTGAAGATGCAGCGTCTGGGCTGGAAATCGGCGTTCCTGGATATTCCGCTGGCTGCCGGTCTTGCGACCGAGCGTCTGGTGTTACATGTGATTCAGCGTACCCGCTGGGCGCGAGGAATGACGCAGATTTTCCGTCTGGATAACCCGTTGTTTGGCCGTGGCCTGACGATTCAGCAACGTCTGTGTTACCTGAGCGCAATGCTCTATTACCAGTTTGCCTTACCGCGCATCGCGTTTCTAACCGCGCCGCTGGCGTATCTGCTGTTCAACCTCAATATCATTCACTCGTCGGCGAGCCTGGTCTTCGCGTACGCATTGCCGCATCTTTTCCTGGCGATCTACATCAACTCGCGCATGAACGGTCGCTACCGTTACAGCTTCTGGGGTGAAATTTACGATTTGGTGCTGGCGTTTCATCTGGTGCTGCCAACGGTTGTCACCATGGTCTTCCCGAAACGCGGCAAGTTTAACGTGACCGACAAGGGCGCTCTGCTGGACGTCGGGTATTTTGATTTCAGGGTTGTTCGGCCCCATTTGGTGATTGCCATTCTGCTTGGTATCGGCGTGATTGCGGGGATTGTCCGCGCCTTCGCGCATGACTACTACGGCGTTGATCCACGCGTTATCGCACTTAACGTGGGCTGGGGACTCTACAGCCTGATCTTCCTGCTGGCCGCCATTGCGGTGGCGCGTGAAACGCGTCAGACACGCAAAACGATTCGTATTGATGTCACCATTCCGGTGCTTATCCACTACGCCAGCGGTATCTCTTCCCGTAGCCAGACGGCCGATCTGTCAATGGGCGGCTGCCGTATTGAGCTGCCAGACGACCGTCACCTGACGGATGAGATTGAAGAAATTGAGCTGCTGCTGCAATCAGGGGCGATCAGCATTCCGGTGAAAGTTGTCACGACGGATGAACGCTATATCCGCCTGATGTTCGACGATATCCCGCTGTCACGACGCCGCGAACTGGTGCGGGTGGTATTGGCGCGCGCCGATGCGTGGATCCAGCCGCCGAAACCGCAGGACAATCCATTCCGCTCGCTGGCGACCATTGTTCGCTGTGTATTCGAACTGTTCTGGATGACCTGGAAAACCCGCCGGGCAAACCGCCGCGTGCAGGCAAAAGTACAGGTTCAGGAGGACGGCAACGCATGA